The nucleotide window AGCTGATGAAAAAGAACAGGAGTGAATGTACCTTTGCAACTTACAAATTTGTGCAACTAAGACGGTATGTCAAGGACAAAAAATGCTCAGATATTATCGGATAATGATCCTTATTGATGCCCCGACTCTCACAACACTCATGTATATCTTCTAGCTCCACGAGATTAAGCAGTAAAGTGTTGGTTTTTCCGAAAGAAAGAAGGCATCTTCACAAGTACTTTTCTCATCATGGGAAGAATCTTTTGAGGCCACCAGATAAGGGGAACGTCGAAAGAAGTCCTACAAAGCGCCTTTTCAACGAATTACCTAGGTATGGCAGAACAGCTATTTCTGGAAAATCTTGATAATATGGTCTTTTTGCACCATTAGGACCAAGTGCTGGGACAAGACCATCTTCTGGCAGATGGGTGCCAGGGAGGTCTACTCCATCTGCATCAGTTTCCTGTTGCAGAAAGATTCTGTGAGAAACAAGAACACTTTGAGAATCTACCAACACAAGCTTAACATGAATAGAAAAGTCAAGATTCTTACATTGTTTTCTGTCAAGCAATTTGATAGACCACATTGGTTCAATAATTTACACAATCTCTCGGGATCATCTGGTGATTCTCGACGAATAATTTCTTTTCCCATGTCCTGAATAAGTGGAGGCATCATCACTTTGTTTTCGTCATCAATGCTGATGAGGGATCTGTCAATGAGGTTCTGAATTCCAACTGTTGGGTGCAAATCGCTGTTCTCTAAAAATTTGATAACATAATCTTTGTCCTTCCCAACAAATAATGAAGCAATAAGAAGGAACAACCTCTGGTCATGATCATCTAGAGACTTGTAGCTTATCTCAAGATTCTTTTGAACTCTGCTATGAGGGATTGCTTCCAATTTCTGCAATTTACTCCTCCATATTTCCATACCTCTCCCTGAAAGAAACGAACCCAAATCATAAAGAGCTAACGGAAGCCCACCGCAATGCTGTATTGCTTCTGTTGAAAGCATCTTGAACTCTTCTAATGGGTAGTCTTGTGCAAAAGCATACCAACTGAAGAGCTTTAGAGACTCATCAACCCCAAGTTCCTTTATCTTGAATAGCATGTGCCTCTCATAGGACTTCAACAGTTTCTCACACCTTGTCGTTATGAGAATTTTACTCCCTGGATAAAACCAATCCCTTGTCCCAATAAGTGAATCTAAGACATCCAGCTGATCCACATcatcaaatacaataaaaaccTTTTTGTTGCCAATAGCATCTTTCATTTTGACAATTCCTTCATCAGCattgtatattttttcctttctgcctttcaaaatactttcaaaaatttgtttttGCAAATAAACCTGACCATTTGGATGTTTCTCAGAGATTTCTCTGACATTTGCAAGAAAGCAACTCCCATCAAATCTGTCATAATTAGAGTTGTAAGCTACTTTAGCAACAGTagtctttccaacgccaccaagtccACAGATCATCCCAATGCCAACTTCACTGGATTCATCCTGTAACCATGAGTTAATGTCCTTCACTCGAGACTCTAATCCAACTGTGTATGAAGGTACACTAAGTACTGTGCGATTCAATCTTTTGAGTATCTCCTTGATGATCTTTTGGATGAATTTTGCCTCATGCCTGGGATGCAGTGCAAATGTTAGAGACAAAGCAAGATGAAAATTCAGTTAAGCACTGCAACTTGCCAAGTACTGGAGAACAAATAAAGAGAGCACTGATATGGCAATACGAGCAAGCATAACACACCAGGATGATCTGTCATATTAATCATCAATAAACGAAATAACCTGGTTAGGTGCCTAGGCacaattaagaaaaaacgtGAAAGTATACCTTTAAAGCAATCTCTTAATGCTAAATCAATAAACTTATACATTTTCCAGAAAAGCAACaaagatgaaatatatatgGCTTACTGGTACTACAGGAGAAAAAATGAGtgatatttacttttatttgtgtGCTGTGAAGAATTTGACAATATTGAGGAGCAACAAAGAGGGAAATGGACAGCAAAATAAAGAGAGTAGTAGTACAATAAATAGAGAACCATGAAATATTACAGTGAACCATTTCCGGTTAGGAAAATGATTAAGACAAGGACACAGTTTAGCTTCATCATAACTGAGGCTATATCatacaaaaatttccaaaagatACTCATACAAAGTGCATCCACACTAGGAGAATGGAGTGTATCATGACACCATTTCGTTCTTTTGTACCTTTTGATTTGTCTATTCAGCTATTTGGTACCCACCCTTTATATATCCTTCACTCTTTAAATAGATCATTTTGACTCATAACAAATAATTGAGGACACAATGGCTTGAAGAACTGCTGATTGGAAAAGCTAAAAGCACATACAAGTCAAGAGCATTCACAGACTTGAAGGAAGATTACATGGAAAGCAAGAAATTATTGCTCCCATCTATCTTAATCGGAATAATTTGAGAGTAAGTTATAAATCCAAGAGTCCCTAGTTGTCTTGTCCAAGTTTTTTACCTCAACTAGTCAGAGAGAGGTCTTACTAACTTCTGGCATATGATAAGCAGGAAAAGGAAGGAAAgaagggaaaagaaaagaaaacagcACAGACACATCCACGCACAGCAAGAGTTCAACTAGGGTGCCTCCATACCCCCAAGGTAGAAGCCAGCACACATTCATGGAAAAGAGGACACAAAACCTAATTGAAGAGTCGCCAGAAATATTGAGCATTAAAATGTGTTTCCTAAGGATATAGGTGATTGTAATGGATAAAGTACAAGTCAGTATGTTGTCTATGTGGACTCCTTTAAAAATCAGCAGATCTAATAGGGAAAAGACATTCTATTTTTAGTGGTTTGAGTCTTTGAggttgaaaatattgaaaaaggaTCAGTAATGAGACTTCTCCAATGGGATCCACATGCGACACATTTCATAGCAACAAAAGAAGCCAGAAGACCATCCTCGTTTGTCTCTAGAGTGGATGACCAACAATACATTACATTGAGAGAAAAGGAATATACATGAAAGCTAGGAATCTCTATCTTTTAGGGGAACCCCACGAGGTTCAATCGCGACTTATGCATAGCACTTGCCATTTGGCATACTCACACGTGACTGTCACACTTAACTAGAATCCAACCTGAGGTAGCTTTTTATCATCTTTAGCTTTGAACTTTTGTGTCTTTCATCTGATTAGTCTTTCAAATTAGATTTATGCCAACTTTGTTAAACTTTTTTGCTCGAATTTGCTTAGAGCTCAACATACTATCCAGGGTCTTTAACATATTAAATCTCTTTTAAGTTTGGGCTGTTCACAGTTAATTTTTCATGCCTTGGTAGAAGTTTTGTCAATCCATCTTTTAAATTTTGCCCATTTAGCATTTCCATTGTATCTTTTCCTGAAATAACCTTTACAATAGAAAATTTTGCGGGCCAGTCACTTGGACATTTATGATAGTCAGATGCATAGATACTATAAATTATTCTCAGAAAATAATGTTTTCAACTTGTTTACTCATGAATTAGAAAACTGGCACTATGTCATTGCAATAGCCACAACCTAAAATACAGGACAACTAGTACTGAGTGAATGGCAAATTTACATCAGAACTTTCCAACTGATGAATAGGTTTTCTTGTTTGGGGAGAATCGTGTGTTGGCTAAGTTGGAATACCGTTGATCCTCAAAAGCGAATTTCCAGATTTAACTAGATGAAATCAATCAGTTGACTACTTAATCCAGAACAAAACATAGTTTTAGATTATTATCTATGGTACTTCACTAATATCATCAGCCAAGTTTCCCTTCAAGTAAAGATTAAAGCAATTATTAAGCCATAACTATTTCTTTCACCAGAAACAATTAGAACTAACATAGCTCTCATGACTAATTACTGAAGGGGGAATAACTGCAAAtactgaaaaagaagaaaaataccAAGGGTTTGGATAATTTAGGAAACTGACCCGTCTACTTCTTTGGCTAAGCACATTCCTTCCAATTCAGCAACTTCCTTCAGAGCTACTCTCCATTTCTCCATCTTCTCCATCCATTCCTTTCTtttctctccactctctgcgtTTCCTCTCTTTCCATGATTCACAAAAGCTTCAGCAAAACTTCCAGTTTGGTTCTGGACATCCTCAGGGCTCACAGTGTAAAAGACAGGTAAAACAGTATGACCCTCTTTCTTTCTTCGATCAAGAATGTTGACAAGCTCATCAAGACACCATCTTGAAGAACCGTAATCTTTGGAGAAGACAACTAGTGAAATCTTGGATTCTCGAATACCCTTTTGCAGTTCAGATTCTATGTTTTCTCCCCTGCGGATTTCGTCATCATCTCGAAAAGTTCGAATTCCAGCGTTGATGAGAGCTGTGTAAAGATGATCAGTAAAGTTTTTTCGGGTGTCTTCGCCTCTGAAACTCAAGAAAACGTGGAAAGTATAACGGGTTTGTGGGGTTGCCATTGAAAATAGTCCAAAGAAAACGATGACCCAACTGAGAGTTTATGCAGAGACAAAAGAGGATAATGATCCAATTCAGATTTTGACAATGAAAACTAGAGAACGAAAATGGAAAATTTAGAACTTTGAGGACTTGAGTCAATGGAAAGGCCCGCGTGAAGGGGAAAAAAATGACGAGTTTTTGTTTGGGATTGGAAAGGGAGACGAGGTATTATAATGTTTGTGTGTTACGGCAATTGCGTGTTGCGAATATGGTCGGTATTTTCTAACTGTGAAATTTCTTTCcaccttcatttttttttaaaattttacggGGTTCTATCACCCCTGAactctttaaaattgaaattactCCCTAAATGTTTATGTGGCAAGTGAGTCTATTTTGCTCTTCCTGAGAGAGTGAGCatcgaaaaaaatattaaaactttttttttttagtatatatatatatcttttatttttttccttattcttttctttcttcttcatagaAATCTCTTCCTTCTTTGTAACCAGATCTGTCCATCTCCCGTCATTTTTATGTCGTTGCCGCCACTGCTATCTTCACCAGATGTACCATAGAATTTTTGTATTCCTCTTTCTAATTTGTGTATGGAATTAggaatttttgaaaatcaactttttatcaatattattggAGTTGTTAATCATCCTTGTACATGGTCAACCCACAAAGTTAATTCGGTTGGCAAATTCTTATTTTGAGTTCTTCGGAGCTCCAAATTTGTACTTTTAATTCAAACCAATGACGAATTTTGAATTTTCGATGAAACCCACATTCAACTTTCCTCCATTGTTATGTATTCATTAACTCCAATCTGAGAAATTTGACATGCATTCATGGAAATGATCTTAATACCAATCAAGTAGTGGATAAAATGACAAATGGGAATCAAAATCATTGCCGACCTTCTCCTTTTCAAAATTGTAGTGATTGGTAGACCTTTGGTGTTTATAGTAatggtgaaaatatttttgggtttCGAGAGATggtgaaaaaattgaagaaaagagtaaagaataatgaaaaaattgaagaaaaactttttttaatggAATTTCCATGTGTCAAATGCGTGAGTTTCACCCATCAACATAAATGTGGTTGTGACTTTTTAGGGATACAATAATTTCGATTTTAAACAATTCAGGGGGGTGATAGGACCCCCATGAAGTTTAAGTGTATAGTTGAAAATCCGATAATAGACTAGGAGGgcatttggccattttctcttttttcttttataaatattccTTTAGTAAACGTTCTcaagtttaatttatttgtttgatttggaTTTTCGACTTAACACAATGtttaaaaaagtaaatgaatcttattattttaaactacagaaaaaaaaaaccgaataaattgaaacagagggaagTATTATAGTTTCTTTTGCtcaattgtattttttatgtatcCATTAACAGCAAGATTATTGAACTTATATCGTCAATTCCACTAGGTTTATACCCAAAATATGACTTAAATACTtccacacaaaaatattttcctaatgTTTCCCCTACTGGAAATGAATGCTATGGAGAGAAAGTGGAATTAGCAAACTGCAAAGAAAGAAGGGAGAGCCCATGGAATAGTTGATTCATAGAAAAACACAAAACCGAGGACAATACATAGTAAAGCAAACTGCTCATTAATCTTGTTACAACACAAGTctcaaaaaaattgaggcaaCATGTCTATGTTTGTTAAATATCTTATTGATGATTACTGAGAAAAAACACGACTGAACTGTATAGACATCCCAGTTCTTGCACTACCACCCCACCTGCACAACAAGCAGCGTAAGTCAGTTTTCAATTTGCAAATTCTGCTGCCAATGTACCAAATAGAAACAACACTCCTGGACAGTGGACAAgtacaatgagatacaaaataTTCCAAATTAGCAGCATGGGCAAGCAATCTGTTAGTGCCCTTTTAGTCTACCAGCAATTTTATGCATGGAAATTAAATCAGTAgctattaattatgtttttctgTTTTCTCTGAAATAGGTTCTGTAACAGTGTTTTCCTGTAGCAGTTGTTTTCTCTGTAGTAGTAGTTATTAGAAGTCTGTAACAGTGTTTTCCTATAGCAGTTGTTTTCTCTGTAGTAGTAGTTATTAGCAGTAAGGAGGTTATTTTTCCACTTTCTCATTTCAGTAGTAGTGGGAAGTTATTTCCTTGTTATTAGGTGGGTGGTTAATCACCAATGTTGTATTTAAGTTATTTGAATTCAATGGAAAAGAGGAGCAGAAAATTAATCAAGTTTTTGAGTACTTCAAACTCAAGAGATCGCAGGTTCTCTCTTAACGAACCAGCACCATaggtagaaaaaagaaaacttcaGAATTTATCTTGCAGCGTCCCATAACTAGATCCATAACCGGGGACCATAACACAATCTCAACTAGCTAGATCTTGTTTGTCAAAAATTATGCTCACTTGAATAATTAGATATTGCTTCAAAAATCAGGTTGTTCCTCCCTCCCGATCTCCTGCCTCAAAAGAAGATCACTGCCTAGCCGAACTAGTGAGGGGACTTATCTGGAGACAAAGATATACAGTAAATCTCTCTTCCCTTTCTATGTTGTTCATTAATTGGTTATATACTGTAAATCTCTCTTCCCTTTCTATGTTGTTCATTAATTGGTTTCAGTGAGGGGACTTATCTGGAGTCAAACATATACTGTAAAATATTCCAAGCATCGTCGAGTTTCCCATATCAATATTGCTATTATTACTCTCCTATTATCttgttcttcaattttattattacatgTTGTTTCCACCGTATCATATGTTGTTGCTATTGTACCCTTCTCCTTTCTTTTAGCATGACATCTTTATATTGTATTTCCTTCCCATACTTGTTTTGGGGCTTCACTTGAGCCAAGGGTCTTAACGGAAATagtctctctaccttcacaaggtaagGGCAAGGCTGAGTACACACCatcctccccagaccccacttgtgagattacattgggtatgttgggTATGTTGTCGTACAACAGAATTGAATGAGACAATGTTTAGGTGTCACATTTGACATGGAAACCTGGCAGCAACTGTCTAAAACAATATGCAACCCAGCAAATCAAACACATTCAAAAAGTAAACTGCATCTTCCAAATCTttcatatgaattttttttataggagTAGACCACATAAACAGAGTAAACAAAGTGCAACTAGAAAAGGTTATGAGCTGAGAATGTGAGTGTTTCAGTTTTAAAAGGTCATAGCATTAAGGAGATGTCCTATTGGTCCCTTAACACTAATAAACAAGGTGCACTTGGGGCTTTTAAAATTAGCGTCATTAACACTAATTTCAAAAGAGTCATCCCTACCCGATAAAAAAACTTGAATCACATTTCCTCAAATAAAAGACTCCAATGTCACCCTTAGGCCTTAATCAAAAGTAcccttttttctattttttttttgaaatagaagTATCCTTGTTTCTATTAGTATAATGTGTTAGTTAAGTAGGAGTGGCAAGTGGCAACAAGGCCAGACTCATAGTAGGGATGATTGAATACATAAACCTGAACATTCCAGTAAGGCAGTAACATATTGTTCCCAAATAACTTAAGTTGATAAGTAGCACAGGTAAAGGAGATCAACCCACACTTATCTAACGTAATTGTGCAATAAGATATAGAAGTTAGAAGGCATATGCTCCTCTCGTCTTGTTTCTAACGTCCTTTAATTAAGGGAGGCATTTAAGTCTTTTCTTTAAGAGAGGTTATTCCAGTTTTTTTAACTGGGCAGGTGTTATTAAAAGCCCCCCAAGTTTTCCAGTAAAATCCAATAACTTCagttatttgttgcaacaacTTCGATAATTGTTGCAACATGCAGCAACTAACAAATACTGAGTTAATCAGAAGACAAGACACAAAGTGAATTAATGGGGGTGTTGGATAGGTTCTATTATTGTGTACAGCAATtggcattttttttatttttgtctcttTAAGGATGTATCCAGAATCCTTCAAGACATggtattaaaatatataacaacAAACAGTGGAAGAAATTCGAGAGGACTCAACATTGATGCAAAATCATTGAAAAGGCATTATTTTAAGAATTGTGCATAGAGTACAACAGGAAATCAAAATACAGAGAGCCCAAAGGAAGTAATAGCACACACTGGACACGCTTTGACACATACACCAATCAAATCAAAGACACAGGCAGAGACATTACTTTGCATAGGAGACGACATCCTCAATTTTATGACAGGGGCACATTTCGCCACTTGAGCATAACAACTCTGATTACACAAGAAGCAAACACTTTTATGAAAGGGACATATCTAAACCCCTGAGCTTATAAATTCTGATTGCACAAAAAGCAACCATCCAACAGTCAGGTGAGATAAAGGACAAGTGAAAACTGGTGTACCTAATGAGACGATTGTGGTATGATCAATACTAAAACTGGTGGTCCTGCTTAAGGTACAAATTGGATACCTTCAAGACATAGTATAAGAGAAATCTAACAATGAAACAAGTAGAGACCCTAGAGAACTCACAGTTTAATTTTTGACAAGATGCTCAAAAGAACTCAAAGTTGACATGAACATATCAAAAGAAGGCACTAGATTTAGTCATTGTAGTATAATCTTTACACCTAGATGACAAAAAACACAATTGGCATAGCTATGGTGCTTCAGATGAGTATAGTGGAGGCTACACCACTTCAGGGAACACCAACCACACCCCCACCCACCCAAATTTAATCAAGTATCTATTGAGCATCACCAAAGACATTTCTTAGCATAGGATCATACAATCTCCAATCTATAACAACATGAACGTATTTAAAACACATGAACTATTTCGCATCAATAAGACTTATTcatcaacaaacaaaaaaaagtgacCCCATTCGGATCATTAGCATATCAAGGAGACCcatttcataaaataaagaaaattcacAAACCCCACCTCATTAAAGCATATCAAATTGTATTCCACAAAACACAGACTTCAATCAGTTGGTTGGTATAAtaaagaatcacaaaatcagaAAGGAGTCGTACCAAAAGAGACAATTGGGGTTCACTACAAGCACGACCCATATAGAATCTCAGTGAGAGTGAGAAACAGCGGCGGAAGAGGTGGAGTGAGAAGGAGTAGACATCTTGTTATAGGCAAATTCGCCGACACAATAGATGCTGAAGGCTACAACAGCGATGCCAAGACCAGGGAAAGCGTGTCGGAACTGATTGGACAACATAGGATGCTTCCTCCACTCGTCCCTTCTCCTGAAAAACTCTCCGGTGGTTCCCAATGGCTTCCCCATTTTCGATCtgttcttcttcctcttcttgaTTTTCACCCAAATTGATTTGCTGAATGAAGTGGAGCACTGCCTTTCAGGACTTTCAAGATTGGCTCCTTGGGCTTGGGCCTTTTATTATATTGGGCACTGTCATAATTTTGTAAGCCCAATTTGTTTGAAAGAAAACTTAAAATAGTTATTGAAAAattcttgacatgtttgtgaaaGAACTTTAACTATGACCAACATGGTTGTGGTACCGTAGCGGCACTACTTCACTTTAAACCAAACGTATTGGAATCAAAGGTCTTGGAATTCGAGTCTTGGTTAtggatatgaagaaaaaaatattgaaagggTGTGCATTCAGTTTTTCGATTTCGTTTtgtattatttcatttttgattttttgaattttgattttgaaaaattgtaacccaattcaaattaaaataaatttggtttggtttggttttcctctatttggtttggttattcagttatgtcaataattaataacataacaaaagttatatttataatttgaatatatatataaaattcggtttttttttctaaattcaaatccaaaccaaaaaatcaaacaaagtaaattattaatccaaaaccaaaaaaccaatccaaagtaatatttagtttgatttggtttggttttttggtttaatcttaatagtgcacacccctaagGAGCGCTACCCTAAATGGACTATGTAATGCGCGATCTAAATTTAATCAAAGTTTCAATGCATCTACGAGACATCGtgtgaaaaaccaaaaaaaataaactttaaatatggATTAGTTTAAGAGAACTTAAGAAAGtctatcaaattcaagaaattgAAACATCAAAAATTACTTTAGacatactccctctgtccctaattacttgtctatttttgaattgacacacctattaagaaaataattaatgatatagcgagtttaccattttacccctattaattatgaagtggatgaaaagtttttacatttttcaaagtaattaataatttaattgagggtataataggtaaaaaaaattatcctttcttgatttatcaaaatagacaagtaattagggataactATAAAGGAAAactggacaagtaattagaaacaGAGAGAGTAagatatagatttttttattaaaaaggtAATAGGGAACGTAAAACTACATTAAACGTCAGAACTAGATCAAAAGTAACATAACTGGAGTATATAATTGCACTGTTCCTACTAAATCCTTTTTTTATTTCCACAGTTTCgattagatataaaaaaaaaagatttgttaAACATTTGACAAAAATCAATAGtgttcaattttgattttttgacaaatttaatgGACCAAAATTGcccaaagataataataaaggGATTATTATAAAAATACCACAAACATAAGAGACCATTTTGTGCATTTTCCTAGTATGAACTTCATAAGAGACCTTTTTGTCTTCATTCAATTTGAAGGATCAACTCCTCTATTTTACACCCTTTCCAGTCTTCTCTCTTTGAACTGAGGGAGTAAAGTACAACAACATGTCTACTCTTCAATTGGGTATCatcccttcttcttcctctccaaTGTTCTTGGCAAGTAATTCTCGTATACCCAAGAATGTATTCCCTTCTATCTCACTTTTTCCCACCAACTTTGTAAAGAATACTTGCAGAAGAACCTATAGTCACGGTGACCCAAGAAGGGGTCTTTTCAAGATTTCTTGTTCTTCCACCTCAGAAAATCTTAACAAGGTTATGTGTCATGTGatgtaattaagaaaaaaatct belongs to Solanum stenotomum isolate F172 chromosome 1, ASM1918654v1, whole genome shotgun sequence and includes:
- the LOC125870480 gene encoding disease resistance protein RUN1-like isoform X1; this encodes MATPQTRYTFHVFLSFRGEDTRKNFTDHLYTALINAGIRTFRDDDEIRRGENIESELQKGIRESKISLVVFSKDYGSSRWCLDELVNILDRRKKEGHTVLPVFYTVSPEDVQNQTGSFAEAFVNHGKRGNAESGEKRKEWMEKMEKWRVALKEVAELEGMCLAKEVDGHEAKFIQKIIKEILKRLNRTVLSVPSYTVGLESRVKDINSWLQDESSEVGIGMICGLGGVGKTTVAKVAYNSNYDRFDGSCFLANVREISEKHPNGQVYLQKQIFESILKGRKEKIYNADEGIVKMKDAIGNKKVFIVFDDVDQLDVLDSLIGTRDWFYPGSKILITTRCEKLLKSYERHMLFKIKELGVDESLKLFSWYAFAQDYPLEEFKMLSTEAIQHCGGLPLALYDLGSFLSGRGMEIWRSKLQKLEAIPHSRVQKNLEISYKSLDDHDQRLFLLIASLFVGKDKDYVIKFLENSDLHPTVGIQNLIDRSLISIDDENKVMMPPLIQDMGKEIIRRESPDDPERLCKLLNQCGLSNCLTENNETDADGVDLPGTHLPEDGLVPALGPNGAKRPYYQDFPEIAVLPYLGNSLKRRFVGLLSTFPLSGGLKRFFP
- the LOC125870480 gene encoding disease resistance protein RUN1-like isoform X2, coding for MATPQTRYTFHVFLSFRGEDTRKNFTDHLYTALINAGIRTFRDDDEIRRGENIESELQKGIRESKISLVVFSKDYGSSRWCLDELVNILDRRKKEGHTVLPVFYTVSPEDVQNQTGSFAEAFVNHGKRGNAESGEKRKEWMEKMEKWRVALKEVAELEGMCLAKEVDGHEAKFIQKIIKEILKRLNRTVLSVPSYTVGLESRVKDINSWLQDESSEVGIGMICGLGGVGKTTVAKVAYNSNYDRFDGSCFLANVREISEKHPNGQVYLQKQIFESILKGRKEKIYNADEGIVKMKDAIGNKKVFIVFDDVDQLDVLDSLIGTRDWFYPGSKILITTRCEKLLKSYERHMLFKIKELGVDESLKLFSWYAFAQDYPLEEFKMLSTEAIQHCGGLPLALYDLGSFLSGRGMEIWRSKLQKLEAIPHSRVQKNLEISYKSLDDHDQRLFLLIASLFVGKDKDYVIKFLENSDLHPTVGIQNLIDRSLISIDDENKVMMPPLIQDMGKEIIRRESPDDPERLCKLLNQCGLSNCLTENNNLSATGN
- the LOC125870647 gene encoding NADH dehydrogenase [ubiquinone] 1 beta subcomplex subunit 3-B-like codes for the protein MGKPLGTTGEFFRRRDEWRKHPMLSNQFRHAFPGLGIAVVAFSIYCVGEFAYNKMSTPSHSTSSAAVSHSH